TGTTAGCCCTCTCCTGCAGTCTGGAGCGGTACAGCCCAGACATTAGTAAGAACTAATCCAAAAGAGATCTCAGAACATCCAATTGTCACCATTGTCAAAGGCATCTCATGCCATAATATTCAGGTCTGGTCTAGAGATGCAGCAAAATGAGGTAACAGTGAGGCGGAAGAGTGCTAGGGCGATAAAATGAACAGGACTACTTCAGACTGTAGGGATGGCATTACAGGTTTCAAAGTTCCCCCTACATTAATTACCACCTTTAAATTGGAAAACTACTACAGCACATAAAGAGCTAGGCTAGAACCTACCACCCTAATATAGACgatttttttttgcaggaaaTTACTACATGGGAGAGGACTGAAATAGGGCCTCATCATAAACAGCCTGAAATGTTATAGCCTGATTCTGCTACATGTGGAAACCAAGCCTAAGCTAAGCTTCGTAACACCACTTAACAGTTCTTTCTTGTCTTCCAGCACTTTCTTGACAGACAGAAATAGTTAGCACATTGCGACACAAGGGGAatgcattttaaaagtttgtcCCTGCACCTTCCAACCCTCCACTGTCTTATAGAGGTAACAGAGTGCTTCCATAGTCATAAAGATCTCTACAAGACAGTCAAAATGCCATAAAAAATGAGAAGGGATTGATTCAATGCTACACAACCAGTAAATAACATTCTTAATATACTTGGATAATGCTAACATTCTTACCGAGACAGAAGCTTTATCATCCAGCTGGTACTTGGAGGCAATACCAAACCGAGTGTTATTACTGCCAGCAGTCCAAGCAAGATTTACAGATGTTTCAACCTTGTCACTGACCTTCTGATAGATTGAACCAGCGAATTCAGTTCCATCATTCCTGTTTTAAGAGACATTGTGAAGAGCCAATTCAGTACTGACTGCACTTACTTCCACCAGCCATGTTCTTTCTCAATACCCCCCACCACAGTACTAAACTCTAGCTCTTCTTAGAGATTTCTTTCTCTCAGGTTCACAGCAGCTAACAGCATCTTTAAATATAGTAAATATACTCCTTCCTTACCCTGATGATCCTCCATTCTATTATAAATTCTGTATCCAAAAATCTAGATTTCACCTTACATATGAAGATGCAGCAATAGCAGCAAACAGTATGATTTGGGATAGTCACAAAAGCGGATTTCCTTCCCCAGACAACTACCTTGCAAGAAAAAAAGATACGCCAAACTAAAATGTGCCCTTGTGAGCCACAGCCAGGTACAGGAGTAGGTGAATGAAGGGAGAAAGGAGCCTTCAAAGAAAAGGACTCAAAAGTAATGCTATTATTGTGTTGAGGTTCCCAAACATTTAGGCACCTGCGAGCACTATAAAGTCGGTGAAGGAGGACTGTGCAGCCGTCTTTCTTTAATGAGATCCTGGATACTGGCATGTTTTAGCTCAAGCTCCAtcagaaaaaaaaggaagaaaaattcatAACCTGTACAGTCAAGACTGTGCTTGCAAGTTTTCATTCCAGAACCCCTTCAACGTATTTCAAATTTAAGCTTCCCTCCAAATACTAAACCAAATTTTTAAATGCAGAGTATGAAGACTAGAAATGCTTCCTAACCAGAGCTCCTGGAGACAGGGAATCTATTTCTGAATATCTAATTCAGGTAGAGGAGAAATCTCGTTTCCTTCCAATTGAAATCAGCGCTTGCAAAGGGATGGGTCTCCGTTATTGGTACAGTCTGGTTCTGAGACCAAAGCAATACTCACACATTCGTGTGCAGCTGGAAGTCTGCTGCCTTGTATCCCAATGCAAAGTTATTCTGCGACAATTTAGACTTGGCTGTGTCAAAAGCCATTTGGTAGCCAGCAAGCCAACCTTCATAGCCCAACACAGCCCAGCCATGGATAGTGGGCCCAGAAAGGTCAATGTCAACATTGCAGCCTATGTTGAGATACTCCCGTTTGTAGGCTGTCTTCAACTTCCCACTCTTCTTCCTAAGGAAGGAATAAATTTAATACCTTGTGTAATACATACTTAACAGATAATATTTCTAACTTGAAACACAGAAAGCTTTGAGGAAACCTGGCAGTGACATATTTGTGTGTGCTACCCGATCTCATAAAAGCATACTTGAACACTGATACATTCATTTTCAAATATAAACACAGAGGGGGAAATACAGTTCCAATGCTGTCTAGTACATCTAACAGCTGGCTGCATGTGATACATTCCCCCTATGTCATGGAACAGACAGCTAAAAAATGCCTTCTTAGAAAGGATGAATACTTACCCTGTGTTTGGCACAAACATAGTTTCAAAGTTCAGCTTCAGTCCCTCAGCCAACtgaattaaaaagagagagatatcACAGTGGGTCTCTCTTTAACACAGAGATGGATAAGCTTATATTTTTCGCCTACTTTAACTACTACTTAGAATTGTTTGTTCTATCATTTTTTTAATGGAGAGATGGCTTCCTTTTCTAAACTATATCACTGAACACCCTATTAAGGATTATACTGTAGCTAACAAATATGTTGACATATGTCTTTACTAAATGTTAATGATCTGTAAATATGTTCATTAATTTGCATATAAGGTTTTCTCATTCGGAATCTTGTTGTTATTGTATTAGCATCGTTTtattgttgtttaaaaaatgtagaaataaaaagttattaaaaaaGAATTGTTCATTCTCTGAATATAACTGAGGCCACAATTTATAGGCATCAAGAAGAACATGCTGGAGCTTCTAGAGAGTCAAAAGGCTGGACCACACAGATGCTTTCCACTAACGGAAGCACCTTGCTGCAGTACGGGGGGCTCTTCCACAGGCAGAAAGCACTGCCATTAGCAGAGTGGATATGCAGAATCCAACTCAGAGCTTTCAAGTTTCCAGTCTTTATAAACAAGGCACAGACCCATTATCCCCCATCTCTCTGATGGCATGAAGTTTTTTGAACT
Above is a genomic segment from Eublepharis macularius isolate TG4126 chromosome 14, MPM_Emac_v1.0, whole genome shotgun sequence containing:
- the VDAC3 gene encoding voltage-dependent anion-selective channel protein 3 isoform X3 yields the protein MAIPPPYCDLGKSARDVFNKGYGFGMVKLDLKTKSSSGVEFTTSGSSNTDTGKASGSLETKYKFKDYGLTFTQKWNTDNTLGTEVAMEDKLAEGLKLNFETMFVPNTGKKSGKLKTAYKREYLNIGCNVDIDLSGPTIHGWAVLGYEGWLAGYQMAFDTAKSKLSQNNFALGYKAADFQLHTNVNDGTEFAGSIYQKVSDKVETSVNLAWTAGSNNTRFGIASKYQLDDKASVSAKVNNASLIGLGYTQTLRPGVKLTLSALIDGKNFSSGGHKIGLGFELEA